ATTTTACAACCCGGTTCGTGATGCGGCAAACCTCTTGGGAATTGATTTGGCTAAGAAAAAATAAGAAGAGAAATCTTGTGAAAAGAGGGATTTGCCTATGATTCAGATTCTAAATTTGGAGAAGGTCTATGGCACGGGTGTTAAAGCGCTCAGTGACATTCATATGGAAATCCAGCAAGGTGAATTTGTGGTTTTTCTTGGCCCCAGCGGTGCTGGCAAATCTTCTCTTTTGTGTTGCATTAATGGACTGGTAACTCCCACGCACGGTTCCGTAATTGTCGATAATATTCAGTTGGGAAAAAACAGGAAAGACTTGAAAAAGGTTCGATCGCTTGTGGGATGATCTTTCAACAATTTAACCTGGTTAAGCGAATCACTGTTTTGGAAAATGTATTATGGAGCTCGCGGTTCAGTGCCTTGACAGAGTCGGGATGAAAGAGAAGATGTACCAGAGAGCGGATCAACTTAGCGGGGGACAACAGCAGCGGGTCGCCATCGCACGCACTCTTTTACAGAAACCTTCCATTCTGTTGGCTGATGAACCGGTCGTGAGTTTGGACCCAAAGACCTCGATTCAGGTAATGAACTTGCTGAAGAATTTTAACCAACCTCAAAAATCTATTGTTTACTTTGCTTGTTGTTCTTGTCCTGATATGGACTGTAGAAGAAACCAACTTTAGCATACCGGAATTGATAGATGGCAGGGCTGCCATGTCTGATTTTACCGGCCGCATGTTTCCGATGGATTTTACCGGTACACAGCGCTATCTGGTTGCGATGTATGAAACGGTCCAAATTGCTCTTTTGGAAACCGTGCTCGGGATATTGCTAAGTATGCCTTTGGGCCTGTCAGCTGCGAGAAATATCACGCCGCATCCTGTTTTTTACGTAGTTTCAAGGTTTCTGCTGAATGCTTTCCGGGCAATCAATAGAAGAAAAATCAGGGTGGTTCGCCGGATTTCGACCGCTTTCAAGAATATTCCCGGCGGCCAGTACCTGGGTCCAACTCGGGATTATACGAAGCGGCTGCTCAAGTTTGAGCTGGCAGATGAAACCGAACAGCATGTGCGTGCCTTCACGGAGCAATATCTTTCCGAGGTAAAAACGGAACCGGATCAGCCCATTCCTGATTTTCCGAAAGTCGTGGAGTTGCTGCGGAGTGAAGGTCTGTTGGAAGACCGCGATAAGGGCAATGCGAATCAGGATTCGATCGACGATATCACTCGGCATTCCATTCAGTTTCCGGCTTCCTGCGCCATGCGGCTGCAGTCGCTTGCCCGCGGGGAAACCGGAGCCATGATGGCATTGCTTATTATTGACGGCATCGAAGCATCCGGATTTGTCTCTCACTGGAAACTTCCGCACTATGTAGATTTTCAGGCTGAATCGATCTGGGTCCGGTCGATTCAGAAACGGGGGCAAATGAAAAATGAGCATCTACAATTATGGGTTTCTTGATGAGAATACAAAGAAAGAAATCCGCAGAAAGCTGTTAAAAGCGGTCGCCATTCCCGGCTATCAGGTCCCGTTTGGATCACGTGAACTGCCGATCGCGAGAGGTTGGGGAACCGGCGGGTTGCAGATTACATTATCGATTGTGGGAAAGGATGACATCGTTAAAGTCATTGACCAAGGCTGTGACGACAGCGTTAACGCCTGCAACCTGCGTGAACTGATTGCAGAGACAACCAACGTCGAGACAACAATGGACACACTGAAGGCAACCATCATCCAAACCCGGCACCGGATTCCGGAAGAGAAAATGAAGGAACATCAAATACGGGTGTTTCAGGTTCCCTATCCCGAAGCACTGCGCTAGGGGGAGCCCAGTGAAAGGAAAACCCGAAGAATGCATGCGGAAAAGGATTACAGCAAACGATGGGTATTCCTGTATGAAGATATCGTAAAGTGGGGAGAAATTACACTTTCTCACCGATACCCCGTATCAGTCAATGGTCGTTATGTGATCGACCCCTCGCCGATTCCACGGTTTGATGTGCCCAAACTGCACCAGGCAGAAACATTGTTCCTGTTCGGTGCGGGCCGGGAGAAACGGATTTATGCGATTCCTCCTTATACCGACGTGGTTCCGCTCCAGTTTGAAGATTATCATTTCCACGTTGAAGATTTTGGCGAAAAATCCTGCGAATATTGCGGGAGCACCGATTCTTACCTGGATGAAGTGTTCGACAATCAAACGGGAGAACGTCATTTCTACTGTTCAGATACAAGTTATTGTCTGAAAATGCGAAACAAAGCACAGGGGATTCCAGTGGAATTAGGGGGCCGATGGAATGAATAGAAGAATGGCTGTCCCGGAACAACCGCTTCTTCGCGTAAGGAATGTCAGTAAAATCTATGGCCGAAGCTGTGGGGAATGTATGGAAGGAACGGGACCTGAGAGAGAAAGCAATATTTGTCCGAAATGCGGTTCAATCGTTGCCGGCGGTCCTATCAGCTTTGATGTGTATCCGGGCGAAATCCTTTGCATTGTGGGAGAAAGCGGATCTGGTAAAAGCACCTTGATCAAGTCGCTCTACTTCGATGACACATTTTCGTCGGGAGAGGTGTACTTGCAAAACTACGAAGAAGGGAAAACCAACCTGCTTGCCCTCAGCAGCCAGAAGAAAAGACGGGTTCGCAATTGTTTGATGGGTATGGTGTACCAGAATCCGCAACTCGGGCTGCGGCTCGATTTTACGAGCGGCGGAAATAACGCGGAGAAGCTGTTGACAGCGGATTGGCACCATGTCGGTAAGATCCGGGAACG
The sequence above is a segment of the Effusibacillus dendaii genome. Coding sequences within it:
- a CDS encoding ATP-binding cassette domain-containing protein, which gives rise to MELAVQCLDRVGMKEKMYQRADQLSGGQQQRVAIARTLLQKPSILLADEPVVSLDPKTSIQVMNLLKNFNQPQKSIVYFACCSCPDMDCRRNQL
- a CDS encoding carbon-phosphorus lyase complex subunit PhnI, which produces MSDFTGRMFPMDFTGTQRYLVAMYETVQIALLETVLGILLSMPLGLSAARNITPHPVFYVVSRFLLNAFRAINRRKIRVVRRISTAFKNIPGGQYLGPTRDYTKRLLKFELADETEQHVRAFTEQYLSEVKTEPDQPIPDFPKVVELLRSEGLLEDRDKGNANQDSIDDITRHSIQFPASCAMRLQSLARGETGAMMALLIIDGIEASGFVSHWKLPHYVDFQAESIWVRSIQKRGQMKNEHLQLWVS
- a CDS encoding ATP-binding cassette domain-containing protein yields the protein MIQILNLEKVYGTGVKALSDIHMEIQQGEFVVFLGPSGAGKSSLLCCINGLVTPTHGSVIVDNIQLGKNRKDLKKVRSLVG
- a CDS encoding ATP-binding cassette domain-containing protein — its product is MNRRMAVPEQPLLRVRNVSKIYGRSCGECMEGTGPERESNICPKCGSIVAGGPISFDVYPGEILCIVGESGSGKSTLIKSLYFDDTFSSGEVYLQNYEEGKTNLLALSSQKKRRVRNCLMGMVYQNPQLGLRLDFTSGGNNAEKLLTADWHHVGKIRERAQELLARTEIPIERMDDCPKNFSGGMQQRVQISKALANNPSLLLLDEVTTGLDVSVQARVLDLIRQIQRTLGITMIVVCHDFSVIRMLTNRTLVMKNGRVVEAGLTDQILEDPQHEYSQILINSML